From one Clostridia bacterium genomic stretch:
- a CDS encoding pyridoxal phosphate-dependent aminotransferase — MSLFKKSDKLADVCYDIRGPIMQEARQLEEDGYHLIKLNIGNPALFGFNAPDEIIRDVILNLKKAQGYSDSQGLFSARKAIMQYCQQREIHGVELEDIYTGNGVSELIVMAMQGLLNNGDEVLIPAPDYPLWTAAVNLSGGTAVHYLCDEKADWLPDLKDLAAKITDKTKGIVIINPNNPTGAVYPREILQQIVDLAEEHNLIVFSDEIYDKILYDDVVHVSTATLSRKVFFVTFNGLSKSHRIAGFRAGWMVLSGNKSIARDYIEGLKMLSAMRLCSNVPAQFAIQTALGGYQSLTELLVP; from the coding sequence ATGTCGCTATTTAAAAAATCAGATAAATTAGCAGATGTTTGTTATGACATTAGAGGTCCAATTATGCAAGAAGCAAGGCAATTAGAAGAAGATGGTTATCATTTGATCAAGTTAAATATTGGTAATCCGGCTCTTTTCGGTTTTAATGCTCCTGATGAAATTATTCGGGATGTAATTCTTAATTTGAAAAAAGCCCAGGGATATTCCGATTCACAAGGTTTATTTTCTGCCCGTAAGGCGATTATGCAATATTGTCAGCAAAGGGAAATTCATGGTGTTGAATTAGAGGATATTTATACTGGCAACGGGGTTAGTGAATTAATTGTGATGGCTATGCAGGGTTTATTAAATAATGGGGATGAAGTGTTAATTCCGGCTCCAGATTATCCTTTATGGACAGCCGCGGTTAATCTTTCCGGTGGTACGGCAGTTCATTATTTGTGTGATGAAAAGGCCGATTGGTTACCTGATCTAAAGGATCTAGCAGCTAAAATTACTGATAAAACAAAGGGAATTGTAATTATTAATCCTAATAATCCTACTGGTGCGGTGTACCCACGGGAAATTTTACAGCAAATAGTGGATTTAGCCGAGGAACATAATTTAATAGTTTTTTCTGATGAAATTTATGACAAAATCTTATATGATGATGTGGTACATGTATCTACTGCTACTTTGTCTAGGAAGGTGTTTTTTGTAACTTTTAATGGTTTGTCTAAATCACATCGAATTGCCGGTTTTCGGGCTGGTTGGATGGTTTTAAGTGGTAATAAAAGCATAGCCCGTGACTATATAGAAGGTTTAAAAATGCTTTCGGCGATGCGTTTATGTAGTAATGTGCCGGCTCAATTTGCTATTCAGACCGCTTTGGGGGGATACCAAAGTTTAACAGAATTATTGGTACC
- a CDS encoding DUF1343 domain-containing protein yields MRLKLVSLGMVMLVITLLCTAAVPAHDPEITFKLGNENLMAKYEHLIVGKKVGLITNQSGVNSKGKSTIELLAADPRVELMALYGPEHGIDGQAAAGAYVESYIHPELGIPVYSLYGPTRKPTAEMLANVDVLLFDIQDIGARTYTYISTLNYCQQAAKEYGKTLIVLDRPNPLGGLIVEGPVLEEAFKSFVGVDILPMAHGMTVGELALYFNRNIGADIRIVPMEGYQRSMIYQDTNLPWIATSPNIPDLDSVFGYQATGLGENTGIFQADKFKWIGGKGIDPEKYARLLKGAGLAGVTFIPEYRGSAGGVSLKITDYRAFNPAKTGIYALTYARSLNNFKVPKSTAQIVNMFDKIMGTDKFGLYLEQGLSPEQIVAKYTPRLESFKKERGKYLIYGEDPYRAVVVDVGGKRIDFDVLPYIDIHNRVMVPLRAIGEALGAKIDWHEGTRTVRFTKGEKEVLFVIDQTTALVNGKMMEMDTSPLIKNSRTLLPLRYVGEFLGAEVDWLGQSSTVKIN; encoded by the coding sequence ATGCGTCTAAAACTTGTTAGTTTAGGGATGGTTATGCTGGTGATAACCTTATTGTGTACCGCGGCGGTACCTGCCCATGATCCAGAAATTACGTTTAAACTAGGTAATGAAAATTTAATGGCTAAATATGAGCATTTAATTGTCGGTAAAAAAGTAGGTTTAATTACTAACCAAAGTGGTGTTAATAGTAAAGGAAAAAGCACAATTGAACTTTTGGCCGCAGATCCGCGGGTAGAGTTAATGGCTTTATATGGACCTGAACATGGTATTGATGGTCAGGCAGCAGCAGGGGCATATGTTGAATCTTATATTCATCCTGAATTGGGAATCCCAGTTTACAGTCTTTATGGTCCTACTAGAAAACCGACTGCGGAAATGTTGGCTAATGTTGATGTATTGCTTTTTGATATTCAGGATATAGGTGCCCGCACCTATACCTATATTTCCACATTAAATTATTGCCAGCAGGCAGCTAAGGAATACGGTAAAACGTTAATTGTTTTGGATCGACCTAATCCATTGGGGGGCTTAATTGTAGAAGGTCCTGTTTTGGAAGAAGCGTTTAAAAGTTTTGTAGGAGTAGATATTTTGCCGATGGCTCATGGTATGACCGTAGGGGAGTTGGCCCTTTATTTTAATCGTAATATTGGTGCTGATATACGGATTGTGCCTATGGAAGGTTATCAGCGTTCAATGATTTATCAGGATACAAATTTACCTTGGATTGCCACTTCACCTAATATTCCGGATTTAGATTCTGTTTTTGGTTATCAGGCAACCGGGTTGGGGGAGAATACTGGTATTTTTCAAGCAGATAAATTTAAATGGATTGGTGGTAAAGGTATTGATCCGGAAAAATATGCTCGTTTACTTAAGGGAGCAGGTTTAGCGGGTGTGACCTTTATCCCGGAATATCGGGGCAGTGCTGGAGGGGTAAGCTTAAAGATTACCGATTACCGTGCTTTTAATCCAGCGAAAACCGGTATTTATGCGTTAACTTATGCTCGTTCCTTGAATAATTTTAAAGTACCTAAAAGTACGGCACAAATCGTGAATATGTTTGATAAAATTATGGGTACAGATAAGTTTGGTCTTTATTTGGAACAGGGACTTAGTCCAGAACAAATAGTGGCTAAATATACACCACGTTTGGAAAGTTTTAAAAAAGAAAGGGGAAAATATTTAATTTATGGGGAAGATCCTTATCGGGCGGTGGTAGTAGATGTAGGGGGTAAGAGAATAGATTTTGACGTACTTCCCTATATTGATATCCATAATCGGGTTATGGTACCTTTAAGGGCCATAGGGGAAGCCTTAGGTGCAAAAATAGATTGGCATGAAGGAACCCGTACGGTTAGATTTACTAAAGGGGAAAAAGAAGTATTGTTTGTTATTGATCAAACTACAGCTTTGGTTAATGGTAAAATGATGGAAATGGATACTTCGCCGTTGATTAAAAATAGTCGTACTTTGCTTCCACTTCGTTATGTAGGGGAATTTTTGGGAGCAGAGGTAGATTGGTTGGGGCAAAGCAGTACAGTTAAAATAAATTAA